Sequence from the Synergistaceae bacterium genome:
AAAGATAGAGAATGTATACTGCTCCCGTGTACCGAACCCCTTCATAAATCGCCGGAAAAGCGTCAAAAAACTCCCCCAGCCCCCAGGCGACAGCTACGATCATCAGAGGCAACCCCACCGTGACCCCCAGCATGTAAGACAGAGAAGGAAAAAAGCCGTAGTTGAGTCCGGAAGAAAAAATAATGGTGTTATTGGGACCGGGCGTAGCCGCCATTCCAAAAGAAAAGGCAAGTACACTCCACATGTACTCCAGTGTCATGGCGCATTCTCCTCTCGCTGGCGATTCGTACTTTTCTTTACACTATTATACGGTTATGCGACTGAAATTCTGAAATGCAGGCTCACCAAAACAGGACCTGAAATCCCTTCATGGAATGCATTACGTCTATTTTCTTCATTAATTTCAGGTAAATTTTCGTTATATAATGAGGGCGAATTTTTGCGGCAATGGCATTTTAAAACAGGGTTGGTAAAAGGCCAAAGAAAGGTCAGAAAAAGGTCAAAAGGAGGAAATCGCATCATGGCCGGTAATGAAGTGCAAGGCAGCAGCAAAGGTTTGATCAAGTTTCTCGGTTACAGCCTGTTCGGAGTGTTCATGTTCTTTTGCCCCGTTACCATCGGCGGGCGTTCAACCATTCCGGTGGACCACATCATTTCGTTCATCACGGCCAACTGGCTGGAGGGCGCGAAAATTTATATCCTTATCCTTATGTACTGCGGGGCGGCGCTTCCTTTCATCCGCAGAACCTGGAACAAAGACGGAATGTCCATCTTTTTCTCCCTCGCCAAGGTCTGCGGAGCGATCATCGGCACGGTTCTGTATTTCAAATTGCTCCCCGATCTGGCATGGCTTTGGCGTCCCGATTTCGGACCTTTCCTGTTCGAGAAACTGGCCATGCCCGTGGGCCTCGTCATCCCCATCGGGTCGGTTTTTCTGGCGTTTCTCGCCAGCTTCGGGCTGATGGAGTTCACGGGAGTGCTCATGACCCCCATCATGCGGCCCTGTTTCCGCACGCCGGGGCGCTCTGCCATCGACGCGGTGGCCTCTTTCGTGGGCAGTTACTCCATCGCGCTGATCATCACGAACAACATGTACCGTCAGGGAAAATACTCCGTTCGTGAGGCCGCCATCGTCGCCACAGGGTTTTCCACCGTTTCCGCCACGTTTCTTCTGGTCGTCGCGAGGACCTTGAACCTTATGGAGCACTGGACTCTGTATTTCTGGGTCAGCCTTTTGGTGACCTTCGTCGTAACGGCCATCACGGCCTATATCTGGCCGCTCTGCTCGTACCCCAACACCTATTTCGGCGACAAGCCGAACCCCGATCCCGACTATACCGGCAATCGCTTCAGGCACGCATGGGAGGCGGGGATACAGGTCGGCGAACAGGCGGAACCCCTTGCCAAAATGACCTTCAACAACCTCAAAGCGGGGCTTAACATGGCTTTCGCCGTGATTCCGTCCATAACATCGGTGGGGCTGCTGGGGCTCGTCCTGGCCGAGTACACGC
This genomic interval carries:
- a CDS encoding YjiH family protein gives rise to the protein MAGNEVQGSSKGLIKFLGYSLFGVFMFFCPVTIGGRSTIPVDHIISFITANWLEGAKIYILILMYCGAALPFIRRTWNKDGMSIFFSLAKVCGAIIGTVLYFKLLPDLAWLWRPDFGPFLFEKLAMPVGLVIPIGSVFLAFLASFGLMEFTGVLMTPIMRPCFRTPGRSAIDAVASFVGSYSIALIITNNMYRQGKYSVREAAIVATGFSTVSATFLLVVARTLNLMEHWTLYFWVSLLVTFVVTAITAYIWPLCSYPNTYFGDKPNPDPDYTGNRFRHAWEAGIQVGEQAEPLAKMTFNNLKAGLNMAFAVIPSITSVGLLGLVLAEYTPLFDWFGYLFYPFFSVFGVSDAALAGKAAAISLPEMFLPALLIAKKATPLLGFVIAVVSISEILFFSASIPCLMGTDIPIKLRDIIVIWFERVVLSIVLTIPLAMMLGFADVVAAAAP